The following proteins are encoded in a genomic region of Verrucomicrobiaceae bacterium:
- a CDS encoding anthranilate synthase component I family protein, giving the protein MSPAQMAAALRGREGLVWMDSALAGPGAMSVLTAEPVEVLRGHLERDWRRVRAALSVPRATHGGLYGWVGYDGEFVLGIYPHGLVYEHDSGRWTPFGDFKVPDGGFELPVVAGELDFHPLVSREEFIGMVQRAQEYIAAGDIYQVNLSYPWVSAWPSGADALALYLRLRKVSPAPHAAFLQLEGTTVLSASMETFLHLDGRDVKTRPIKGTRPRFTGDSQRDVASQNELRASEKERAELLMITDLERNDLGQVCEFGSVQVPELWRVESFAQVFHLVSTVTGQLREHIDHAGAFRACFPGGSITGAPKKRACEIIAELERYPRGLYTGAIGWFGFDGRSQWSVAIRTAVQCGEEIRFHTGGGIVADSVPALEHEETLHKAAGLLAAAKG; this is encoded by the coding sequence GTGTCGCCTGCGCAGATGGCGGCGGCACTGCGTGGGCGTGAGGGGTTGGTGTGGATGGATTCGGCTCTAGCGGGGCCGGGGGCGATGAGCGTTCTTACGGCGGAGCCGGTGGAGGTGCTGCGGGGGCATTTGGAGCGGGACTGGCGGCGTGTGCGTGCTGCTTTAAGTGTGCCTCGGGCGACTCATGGGGGCCTCTATGGCTGGGTGGGCTACGATGGGGAGTTCGTGTTGGGGATTTATCCACATGGCTTGGTTTATGAGCATGATTCGGGGCGGTGGACTCCTTTTGGCGATTTTAAGGTGCCGGATGGGGGCTTTGAGCTGCCAGTTGTGGCGGGTGAGCTGGATTTTCACCCTCTTGTGTCGAGGGAGGAGTTTATTGGCATGGTCCAGCGGGCGCAGGAGTACATCGCGGCGGGGGATATTTATCAGGTGAATCTTTCTTACCCTTGGGTGTCGGCGTGGCCGTCCGGGGCTGATGCATTGGCTCTGTATCTGAGGCTGCGAAAGGTCTCGCCCGCGCCGCATGCGGCGTTTTTGCAATTGGAGGGCACGACGGTGTTATCGGCTTCGATGGAGACGTTTTTGCATCTGGATGGTCGGGATGTGAAGACGCGGCCGATCAAGGGGACGCGGCCGCGCTTTACGGGGGATTCGCAGCGTGATGTGGCGTCTCAGAATGAGCTGCGAGCCTCGGAGAAGGAGCGGGCTGAGCTTTTGATGATCACGGATTTGGAGCGCAATGATCTCGGCCAAGTGTGCGAGTTCGGCAGTGTGCAGGTGCCGGAGTTGTGGCGGGTGGAGAGTTTTGCGCAGGTGTTTCACCTGGTCTCTACGGTGACGGGACAGTTGCGGGAGCATATCGATCATGCGGGAGCTTTCCGGGCGTGCTTCCCTGGTGGATCGATCACCGGGGCTCCGAAAAAGCGTGCTTGTGAGATCATCGCCGAGCTAGAGCGCTATCCGCGTGGTCTTTACACGGGGGCGATCGGTTGGTTCGGTTTTGATGGGCGTAGTCAGTGGAGTGTGGCGATCCGTACGGCGGTGCAGTGTGGCGAGGAGATTCGTTTTCACACTGGGGGCGGTATCGTGGCAGATTCGGTCCCTGCTTTGGAGCATGAGGAGACGCTGCATAAGGCCGCCGGGCTACTGGCGGCAGCTAAGGGCTGA
- a CDS encoding STAS domain-containing protein produces the protein MPAAASRILVGMIGKVFWVRVDGKGTFQNSVQAKSALLSMLARGVRDFVVDLERCPMMDSTFLGVLTQVSLKVKQTGAEGTFSVLNANQRNVQLLTSLGLNHILELDTEGKLWLAEREQAGTALKLCEEAEASGCKEEQAQHILDAHQTLSSLSTENECRFRDVIDFLEKELAAAGPQELMKLSPQDHFCCGVSMVM, from the coding sequence ATGCCCGCTGCCGCCTCACGTATCCTCGTCGGAATGATCGGTAAGGTCTTCTGGGTGCGAGTGGATGGCAAAGGCACCTTCCAAAACAGCGTGCAGGCAAAAAGTGCGCTGCTGAGCATGCTGGCACGAGGTGTGCGTGACTTCGTCGTCGATCTGGAGCGCTGCCCGATGATGGACAGCACCTTTCTAGGTGTGCTGACGCAGGTATCCCTGAAAGTGAAACAAACTGGCGCAGAGGGCACCTTCAGCGTGCTGAACGCGAACCAGCGGAATGTCCAACTGCTCACCAGTCTAGGGCTCAATCACATCCTGGAGCTCGATACCGAAGGGAAGCTCTGGTTGGCCGAGCGCGAGCAGGCAGGCACTGCGCTAAAACTGTGCGAAGAGGCTGAAGCCAGCGGCTGCAAAGAGGAGCAGGCACAGCACATCCTGGATGCGCATCAGACGCTCTCTAGCCTGAGCACGGAAAATGAGTGTCGCTTCCGCGACGTGATCGACTTTTTGGAGAAGGAACTGGCGGCGGCAGGCCCACAGGAGCTGATGAAGCTCAGCCCGCAGGATCACTTCTGCTGCGGGGTATCCATGGTCATGTAA
- a CDS encoding trypsin-like peptidase domain-containing protein gives MELVRRLFVAAAILAISAGLYLMSRGTGEPYGLPHLVDGRRPPESGKLAPKLDVTNLDLMRRMSDDFATLAEKIMPCVVSINTQTERPRVMLDPLYGFVAGAEVMPGQGSGVIISNDGLIITNYHVVQNVALRSVITQDRTRYDTVRIVNFDAERDVALLKIDSTKHDFPALRFANSDQARVGQIVFAAGNPFGLGGSLTQGIINARDRQLSESTLDFFQTDAVINPGNSGGPLVDLNGEVVGINTLIFYRGDEKVRAWQGIGLAIPSNDVKNWVDAVLAKQRSQAQADAAAGLAVLGRGYLGIEVRSEPIPINPLAWDGANIGAYVTDIDPNSPAAVAGLQAGDVITRFQGMAFRSPRDLLLVIRTQPVGSQVKLDFIRGQKVMEVNAKLQSRPDMQMPESSPSPAPTSPAPTQK, from the coding sequence ATGGAACTCGTCCGCCGCCTTTTCGTCGCCGCAGCCATCCTCGCCATCAGCGCGGGGCTGTATCTCATGTCACGCGGCACCGGGGAGCCCTATGGTCTGCCGCACCTCGTCGATGGGCGGCGTCCGCCGGAGTCTGGTAAACTGGCACCGAAGCTCGATGTGACCAATCTGGACCTGATGCGGCGGATGAGTGATGACTTCGCCACCCTGGCAGAAAAGATCATGCCCTGCGTGGTCAGCATCAATACGCAGACAGAGCGGCCCCGCGTGATGCTGGACCCGCTCTACGGCTTCGTCGCCGGTGCAGAGGTGATGCCTGGGCAGGGCTCGGGCGTGATCATCAGCAATGACGGGCTGATCATTACCAATTACCATGTGGTGCAAAATGTGGCCCTCCGTTCCGTCATTACCCAGGACCGGACACGGTATGACACAGTGCGGATCGTCAACTTTGATGCGGAGCGTGATGTCGCCTTGCTGAAGATCGACAGCACCAAGCATGACTTCCCCGCCCTGCGCTTTGCGAACTCGGATCAGGCCCGTGTCGGGCAGATCGTCTTCGCGGCGGGCAATCCCTTTGGTCTCGGCGGCAGCCTCACACAGGGCATCATCAACGCCCGCGACCGCCAGCTCAGTGAGAGCACGCTCGACTTCTTCCAGACAGATGCAGTCATCAATCCCGGCAACAGCGGCGGCCCCCTCGTCGATCTGAATGGTGAGGTCGTCGGCATCAATACGCTCATCTTTTACCGTGGAGATGAGAAAGTCCGTGCCTGGCAGGGCATCGGCCTCGCGATCCCCTCCAATGATGTGAAAAACTGGGTCGATGCCGTGCTAGCAAAGCAGCGCAGCCAAGCGCAAGCAGATGCCGCCGCCGGACTCGCCGTGCTGGGACGCGGCTACCTCGGCATCGAGGTGCGCAGCGAGCCCATCCCCATCAATCCCCTAGCCTGGGATGGTGCCAACATCGGTGCCTACGTGACCGACATTGATCCGAACTCGCCCGCCGCCGTCGCCGGCCTTCAGGCAGGCGATGTCATCACCCGATTCCAGGGCATGGCATTCCGCTCCCCGCGCGATCTACTCCTCGTCATACGCACGCAGCCCGTAGGCAGTCAGGTAAAGCTCGACTTCATCCGTGGACAAAAAGTCATGGAGGTGAATGCCAAGCTCCAGTCCCGGCCAGACATGCAGATGCCCGAAAGCAGCCCATCCCCTGCCCCGACGAGCCCCGCGCCTACACAGAAGTAA
- the ispG gene encoding (E)-4-hydroxy-3-methylbut-2-enyl-diphosphate synthase, with the protein MSSTASQLRYCPDLYHYQRRETRPVSVGPVQIGGGAPVVVQSMLTSDTRDAAACVKEALALAEAGCQIVRVTAQTRLIAENLQHIRDGIRAAGCGVPLVADIHFKPDAAMEAVKWVEKVRVNPGNYADKKKFAVKEYTDEEYAAEVAYMEEQFIPLVKECLRLGRAMRIGTNHGSLSDRIMNRWGDTPLGMVESALEFARIARSQGYHNFLFSMKASNPKVMIEAYRLLVAHLNQLGSDWNYPIHLGVTEAGDGEDGRIKSAIGIGSLLADGIGDTIRVSLTEDAIFEIPVAQQLTECARRIEKTGLAGSSTAASYDAFSYSRRASQRISVDGIDIGAGATVPVFTTQKKWDAVAHKLDKLGDYKPEIVLETASVLEIDPRDEKAISELQSAPEAKLVTVAENCDLHPIHAFRLLAARIDEKHPILLKDTFSGGSGDFTENLLFAATNIGALLCDGIGDAVIVNGEEAPGQSFRISYNILQAAGVRIFKTDYVACPSCGRTLFNLQTTTQKIRASTGHLKGVRIAVMGCIVNGPGEMADADFGYVGGAPGKINLYVGKTAVKFNIPEEEAVERLIDLIQEHGRWFDAPAA; encoded by the coding sequence ATGTCCTCGACCGCCTCCCAGCTCCGCTACTGCCCCGATCTCTACCACTACCAGCGCCGTGAAACGCGCCCTGTCAGCGTCGGCCCCGTCCAGATCGGGGGCGGTGCCCCGGTGGTGGTGCAGAGCATGCTCACCAGCGACACGCGTGATGCTGCAGCCTGTGTCAAAGAAGCGCTCGCTCTCGCAGAGGCAGGCTGTCAGATCGTCCGTGTCACCGCGCAGACACGCCTCATCGCAGAAAATTTACAGCACATCCGCGATGGCATCCGCGCTGCCGGGTGTGGCGTTCCGCTGGTCGCCGACATCCATTTCAAGCCCGATGCGGCCATGGAGGCCGTGAAGTGGGTCGAAAAAGTCCGCGTGAACCCCGGCAATTACGCCGACAAAAAGAAATTCGCCGTCAAAGAATACACGGATGAAGAATACGCCGCCGAGGTGGCCTACATGGAGGAGCAATTCATCCCGCTGGTGAAGGAGTGCCTCCGCCTGGGCCGCGCCATGCGCATCGGCACCAATCACGGCAGCCTCAGCGACCGCATCATGAACCGCTGGGGCGATACGCCGCTCGGCATGGTGGAGAGCGCTCTCGAATTCGCCCGCATCGCCCGCTCGCAGGGCTACCATAATTTTCTCTTCTCCATGAAGGCCAGCAATCCGAAGGTCATGATCGAGGCCTATCGCTTGCTCGTCGCTCATTTGAACCAACTTGGCTCCGACTGGAACTATCCCATCCACCTCGGCGTCACGGAGGCCGGCGACGGCGAAGATGGCCGCATCAAAAGCGCCATCGGCATCGGATCGCTGCTCGCAGACGGCATCGGTGACACCATCCGCGTCTCTTTGACGGAGGATGCCATCTTTGAGATCCCTGTCGCTCAGCAGCTCACCGAATGTGCCCGCCGCATCGAAAAAACAGGCCTCGCAGGCAGCTCAACCGCTGCCAGCTATGATGCCTTCAGTTACAGCCGCCGTGCCAGCCAGCGCATCAGCGTGGATGGCATCGACATCGGCGCGGGAGCCACCGTGCCCGTCTTCACCACGCAGAAAAAGTGGGACGCCGTCGCGCATAAGCTCGACAAGCTCGGTGACTACAAGCCGGAAATCGTGCTCGAAACAGCCAGCGTGCTCGAAATCGACCCCCGCGACGAAAAAGCCATTTCAGAGCTCCAATCGGCCCCAGAGGCCAAACTCGTCACCGTGGCGGAAAACTGCGATTTGCACCCCATTCACGCTTTTCGCCTCCTCGCGGCCCGAATCGACGAAAAACACCCCATTTTGCTCAAAGACACCTTTTCCGGCGGCAGCGGCGACTTCACGGAGAATCTCCTTTTTGCCGCCACCAACATCGGAGCCCTTCTTTGTGACGGCATCGGCGATGCCGTGATCGTCAATGGTGAGGAAGCACCCGGTCAGAGCTTCCGCATCAGCTACAACATCCTCCAAGCCGCCGGCGTCCGCATCTTCAAGACTGACTACGTCGCCTGCCCCAGTTGTGGGCGCACGCTTTTCAATCTGCAAACCACCACGCAAAAAATCCGCGCCTCCACGGGCCACCTCAAAGGCGTACGCATCGCCGTCATGGGCTGCATCGTCAATGGCCCTGGTGAAATGGCCGATGCAGACTTCGGCTACGTCGGCGGAGCTCCCGGCAAGATCAATCTCTACGTCGGCAAGACCGCCGTGAAATTCAATATCCCTGAGGAAGAAGCCGTCGAGCGCCTCATCGACCTTATCCAAGAACACGGCCGCTGGTTTGATGCCCCCGCCGCCTGA
- a CDS encoding sigma-70 family RNA polymerase sigma factor: MNTDTTPASTTFTTCTSAVACDSLYRRHYASLCAFARSHGCESHDAEDAAQDLFAKLHAQGQLDRAAAIVDESGQSAFLLARMRTLLIKRWRHRTRLRRGGGATCLSLHDEEGIPIDIADTSHLPDHELDRDWARAVLDRALQRISDELTTTGRGDMWQQLDRDLSGESQPQHTPRSGALRIALHRARRRLRSLIQEQLTAQDDTLALGAALA; encoded by the coding sequence ATGAACACGGACACCACCCCCGCATCGACCACCTTCACCACCTGCACCAGCGCCGTAGCCTGCGACAGCCTCTACCGCAGGCATTACGCCAGCCTCTGTGCCTTTGCTCGCTCACATGGGTGCGAATCCCATGATGCAGAAGACGCAGCGCAGGACCTATTCGCCAAGCTGCATGCTCAGGGCCAGCTAGACCGTGCTGCCGCCATCGTCGATGAGAGCGGGCAGTCCGCCTTCCTCCTCGCACGCATGCGCACACTGCTCATCAAGCGCTGGCGTCACCGCACGCGTCTGCGCCGTGGTGGTGGTGCCACCTGCCTCTCTCTCCATGATGAAGAGGGCATCCCCATCGACATCGCTGACACCAGTCATCTACCAGATCATGAGCTCGATCGTGACTGGGCCCGCGCCGTGCTAGATCGTGCCCTCCAGCGCATCAGTGATGAACTCACCACCACTGGCCGTGGCGACATGTGGCAGCAGCTCGACCGTGACCTCTCAGGAGAGTCCCAGCCCCAGCACACGCCACGCAGCGGTGCCCTCCGCATCGCCCTCCACCGTGCACGCCGCCGACTACGCAGCCTCATCCAGGAGCAGCTCACCGCTCAAGACGACACGCTCGCACTCGGAGCCGCATTGGCCTAG
- a CDS encoding HAMP domain-containing protein translates to MKRLKRIYLGAWRCQWRDDSRIHMGSSAPSTLTSSNRSFRHRLALQTTLVAGALVAAFGAAAWWYASRTLEHTVDSRISAQAQRVWNRIDPRTTVEEFQTVSDTVFPPVADETPMVMVVKEHEQGGTIFATVAAPAELDDLFIAHFPTQEEIANAPPSPEPMPPRQERPLDDEFSELLGVAPLGGRRPPHGAGAGAGGRGPRFRPQMPMVRDPVSFTVHSGGADWRWGAFSNPHYTMFVGLSLRDFYSEVNRMAWWYAGTGVAGLLLAGLAALWTSKRAMRPLERVVTTAQRLTASDLAERIPLRRDDDREFAQLIAVLNGMMQRLEMSFQQAVRFTADASHELKTPLAVMLATLDDALRQAEPGSVEHERYASLFEEATRLKTITQSLLLLSQADAGRLPTQPSTYDLGADLARLVEDGEILCDGAELTLTHHLDSGIRIHADKALLRQVFQNLLGNAIKYNRPGGSVNMSLSHMDEEAIFRITNTGAAIPEEARSRLFERFFRGDKARNRETDGFGLGLNIAHELARANGASLRLVSSREDETVFEVRIPLADETSLNH, encoded by the coding sequence GTGAAAAGATTAAAACGCATTTATCTAGGTGCGTGGCGGTGCCAGTGGCGTGATGATTCACGCATCCACATGGGCAGCAGCGCTCCATCCACCCTCACTTCCTCGAATCGTAGCTTCCGGCACCGGCTGGCACTCCAGACGACGCTGGTGGCAGGTGCGCTGGTGGCCGCATTCGGAGCGGCGGCGTGGTGGTATGCGAGCCGCACGCTGGAGCACACCGTGGATTCACGGATCAGTGCCCAGGCACAGCGAGTGTGGAACCGCATCGATCCGCGCACGACGGTGGAGGAATTCCAAACCGTGAGTGATACGGTCTTTCCACCCGTGGCGGATGAGACGCCGATGGTGATGGTGGTGAAGGAGCATGAGCAGGGGGGCACGATCTTTGCTACGGTGGCAGCCCCGGCAGAGCTCGATGACCTATTCATTGCGCATTTTCCGACGCAGGAAGAGATCGCCAATGCACCGCCGAGCCCAGAACCCATGCCGCCGCGCCAAGAGCGACCGTTGGACGATGAATTCAGCGAGCTGCTGGGTGTCGCGCCACTGGGAGGGCGGCGTCCACCGCATGGTGCAGGTGCGGGTGCCGGTGGTCGAGGGCCGCGCTTTCGTCCGCAAATGCCGATGGTGCGAGACCCCGTGAGCTTCACGGTCCACTCGGGTGGTGCAGATTGGCGCTGGGGAGCCTTTAGCAACCCGCATTACACCATGTTCGTGGGCCTCTCGTTGCGTGATTTTTACTCCGAGGTGAATCGCATGGCCTGGTGGTATGCAGGCACCGGTGTAGCTGGACTGCTCCTGGCGGGCCTAGCAGCGCTGTGGACATCCAAGCGTGCCATGCGCCCCCTAGAGCGCGTGGTCACGACTGCGCAGCGCCTCACCGCGAGCGATCTGGCAGAGCGCATCCCTTTGCGCCGAGATGATGATCGAGAATTCGCCCAACTCATCGCCGTGCTCAATGGCATGATGCAGCGCCTGGAGATGAGCTTTCAGCAGGCCGTGCGCTTCACCGCAGATGCCTCACACGAGCTGAAAACGCCCCTCGCCGTGATGCTGGCCACGCTCGATGATGCGCTACGCCAGGCAGAGCCCGGCAGCGTGGAGCATGAGCGTTATGCGAGCCTTTTTGAAGAGGCGACACGGCTGAAAACGATCACCCAGAGTCTGCTGCTACTCTCGCAAGCGGATGCCGGCCGCCTACCGACGCAGCCGTCCACTTACGATCTCGGTGCCGATCTGGCACGGCTCGTCGAAGATGGCGAAATCCTGTGCGATGGCGCTGAATTGACCCTCACACATCACCTAGACTCTGGCATCCGCATTCACGCGGACAAAGCGCTGCTGCGCCAAGTGTTCCAGAATCTACTGGGCAATGCGATCAAGTACAACCGCCCCGGTGGCTCTGTGAACATGTCTCTGAGCCACATGGATGAAGAGGCCATCTTTCGGATCACAAATACTGGTGCCGCTATCCCCGAGGAGGCACGGTCGAGGCTCTTCGAGAGGTTCTTTCGCGGTGACAAAGCCCGCAATCGTGAGACGGACGGCTTTGGCCTCGGTCTCAACATCGCACATGAGCTCGCACGGGCGAACGGAGCGTCGCTACGCCTCGTCAGCTCACGCGAGGACGAGACGGTGTTTGAAGTGCGCATACCGCTGGCAGACGAGACATCACTCAATCACTGA
- a CDS encoding SDR family oxidoreductase: MDQNWTDKIVIVTGGGGGMGQAAAKRFAEAGAKTFVFGRTLESLQESAALSKNILPIICDVADRASVAAAMSEVLKHGTPHALIHTAGINTPDRFMAHADPARIASEESWRRVMEINVIGVANMIQAVAQPMAAHGGGKIVVVSSTAGHGYDSFAGVPYTASKWAVHGMLFTARMQLNAHGIVLSEYAPGEANTPLVAKRPVQPSAKHKEAMITCSDCADVMFFIASQPHSMSIVQLPAYQPFGGMPPQIPLPWLDALEIKPA, encoded by the coding sequence ATGGATCAAAACTGGACGGATAAAATCGTCATCGTCACCGGTGGTGGCGGCGGCATGGGACAAGCAGCGGCCAAGCGTTTCGCAGAGGCCGGAGCAAAGACGTTTGTCTTTGGACGCACGCTGGAGTCACTCCAGGAAAGTGCCGCACTCTCCAAAAACATCCTCCCCATCATCTGCGACGTCGCAGACCGCGCCAGCGTCGCCGCAGCCATGAGTGAGGTGCTGAAGCACGGCACACCGCATGCACTCATCCATACCGCAGGCATCAATACACCTGACCGCTTCATGGCCCATGCGGACCCTGCACGCATCGCCAGTGAGGAAAGCTGGCGCAGAGTCATGGAAATCAATGTCATCGGCGTGGCGAACATGATCCAGGCCGTCGCACAGCCCATGGCAGCGCATGGCGGCGGCAAGATCGTCGTCGTCTCCTCCACCGCAGGTCATGGCTACGACTCCTTTGCGGGTGTGCCCTACACTGCCAGCAAATGGGCTGTCCATGGCATGCTCTTCACTGCACGCATGCAGCTCAATGCCCATGGCATCGTGCTCTCTGAATACGCCCCCGGAGAGGCCAATACGCCCCTCGTCGCGAAGCGTCCCGTGCAGCCCTCCGCGAAGCACAAAGAGGCCATGATCACCTGCTCCGACTGCGCCGATGTCATGTTCTTCATCGCTAGCCAGCCACACAGCATGAGCATCGTACAGCTCCCCGCCTACCAGCCCTTCGGCGGCATGCCTCCGCAGATCCCCCTGCCCTGGTTGGATGCGCTGGAGATCAAGCCAGCGTGA